The following are encoded together in the Desulfococcus multivorans genome:
- the rplQ gene encoding 50S ribosomal protein L17: MRHRKAGVKLGRNSSHRKAMFRNMVTSLFKYDRIRTTDAKAKALRGWADHIVTLAKRGDLHARRQALSIIREQAVVHRLFDEARERFGDIHGGYTRIVKVGRRPGDAAAMSMIELVAADKRKAPKAPKVEKAAPVETAPTAETAPEAESIKGTGEGEPATETKSEVQ, from the coding sequence ATGAGACACCGAAAAGCAGGGGTAAAATTAGGTCGGAACAGCAGTCATCGCAAGGCCATGTTTCGCAACATGGTGACCTCACTTTTTAAGTACGACCGTATTCGGACTACCGATGCCAAGGCCAAGGCTCTCAGGGGCTGGGCGGATCATATCGTCACCCTGGCCAAGCGCGGGGATCTTCACGCCCGGCGCCAGGCCCTTTCGATCATTCGCGAACAGGCGGTGGTTCACCGGCTCTTCGATGAGGCTCGCGAGCGTTTTGGCGACATCCACGGCGGGTACACCCGCATTGTCAAGGTGGGGCGACGCCCCGGAGATGCGGCGGCCATGTCGATGATCGAGCTGGTGGCGGCAGATAAGCGAAAGGCGCCAAAAGCGCCCAAGGTCGAGAAAGCGGCACCCGTGGAAACCGCACCGACAGCAGAAACCGCTCCCGAGGCCGAGTCCATCAAGGGCACCGGGGAAGGCGAACCCGCCACGGAAACGAAATCGGAAGTTCAATAA
- the rpmD gene encoding 50S ribosomal protein L30 encodes MAEKLKITLVKSMIGRPEKHRKVLRGMGLTKLNKTVVLENTPAIRGMVGAVSHLVKSEEILDETA; translated from the coding sequence ATGGCTGAAAAATTAAAGATAACACTTGTAAAAAGTATGATCGGAAGGCCGGAAAAGCATCGAAAGGTGTTGCGGGGAATGGGGCTGACCAAACTGAACAAAACAGTCGTTCTTGAGAATACCCCCGCAATTCGAGGGATGGTCGGCGCTGTATCGCATTTGGTAAAGTCAGAGGAGATCCTTGATGAAACTGCATGA
- the rplO gene encoding 50S ribosomal protein L15, with protein MKLHELSPAEGARKSRKRIGRGVGSGWGKTAGRGSKGHNARSGGGVRPGFEGGQMPIHRRLPKRGFTNIFKKNIAVVNIRDLAKFQSGDTIDGPALIKAGIVKGSIDGIKLLGFGDIDYPLTVRLDAVSENARKKIEAAGGTIV; from the coding sequence ATGAAACTGCATGAATTGTCCCCCGCGGAAGGGGCGCGAAAATCACGGAAACGCATTGGCCGCGGCGTCGGCTCCGGATGGGGAAAGACAGCGGGTCGAGGCAGCAAAGGACACAACGCCCGTTCCGGCGGCGGCGTCAGGCCGGGATTCGAGGGCGGTCAGATGCCGATCCACCGTCGTCTTCCCAAACGGGGATTTACCAATATCTTTAAGAAAAATATCGCCGTCGTCAATATTCGGGATCTTGCGAAGTTCCAGAGCGGCGACACCATTGACGGCCCGGCCCTGATCAAGGCGGGAATCGTCAAGGGAAGCATTGACGGCATTAAATTGTTGGGGTTCGGGGATATCGATTATCCGTTGACGGTCCGTTTGGATGCCGTCAGTGAAAACGCCAGAAAAAAGATCGAGGCCGCCGGCGGCACGATCGTCTAA
- the infA gene encoding translation initiation factor IF-1: MPKEEPIKVQGTVKETLPNAMFKVELENGHQILAHISGKMRMHFIRILPGDNVTVELSPYDLTRGRIVYRSK, from the coding sequence ATGCCGAAAGAAGAACCGATTAAGGTGCAAGGTACGGTGAAAGAAACCCTGCCGAACGCCATGTTCAAGGTGGAACTGGAAAACGGCCATCAGATTCTTGCGCATATTTCCGGGAAGATGCGGATGCATTTTATACGAATTCTACCCGGTGATAACGTGACAGTCGAGTTGTCTCCGTATGATCTGACCCGGGGCAGAATTGTTTATCGATCAAAATAA
- the rpsM gene encoding 30S ribosomal protein S13 — MARIAGVDLPKGKRIEIGLTYIYGIGRTSSSRILSQLDIDPNVKTDDLTEGQINDIRKMIDGGYKVEGELRTEVSMNIKRLMDLGCYRGLRHRKGLPVRGQQTKTNARTRKGPRRAAVKKKGAAKKK; from the coding sequence TTGGCAAGAATTGCGGGCGTAGATTTACCTAAGGGAAAGCGGATTGAAATCGGGCTGACCTATATCTATGGTATCGGTCGAACGTCGTCGAGTCGGATACTGTCACAGCTGGATATCGATCCGAATGTAAAGACAGATGATTTGACCGAAGGACAAATCAACGACATTCGAAAAATGATCGACGGCGGATACAAGGTCGAGGGCGAGCTTCGAACCGAGGTCTCCATGAACATCAAGCGGTTGATGGATCTGGGATGCTATCGTGGACTTCGGCATCGAAAAGGGCTTCCCGTCCGGGGACAGCAGACCAAAACCAATGCGAGAACCCGGAAGGGGCCGCGACGGGCGGCAGTGAAGAAAAAAGGCGCAGCCAAGAAAAAGTAA
- a CDS encoding DNA-directed RNA polymerase subunit alpha has protein sequence MSSNELMYMNWREIIKPEKVQKEESTLSYGKFVCEPLERGFGITIGNSLRRIILSSLYGAAIVSVKFDQVMHEFSVIPGVLEDASEIILNLKEVRLKVSDPEPKMVRIDVSKEGEITAGDIISDNGRVEILNPEQHIATLGADAELKMEMMVKVGRGYSLSEANKDEEAPVGTIPIDAVFSPIKRVNYVVGNARVGQKTDYDKLTMEVWTDGSVKPEDAVAYAAKILKEQMSIFINFDEDVEPEPERTSEEQEQPKFNENLYRSVEELELSVRSANCLKNADIHKIYQLVAKTEAEMLKTKNFGRKSLNEIKEVLTEMDLSLGMKLEGFIPPEEDAEEGE, from the coding sequence ATGTCATCAAATGAACTCATGTATATGAACTGGCGCGAGATCATCAAGCCGGAAAAGGTTCAGAAAGAAGAATCCACACTTTCCTATGGTAAGTTCGTTTGCGAACCCCTTGAGAGAGGGTTCGGTATCACCATCGGAAATTCTCTCAGGCGGATTATTCTCTCTTCCCTTTACGGGGCAGCGATCGTATCCGTGAAATTTGATCAGGTGATGCACGAATTCAGCGTGATTCCGGGTGTGCTCGAGGATGCTTCCGAGATAATATTGAACCTCAAAGAAGTTCGTCTCAAGGTGTCCGATCCTGAACCCAAAATGGTTCGAATTGACGTGAGTAAAGAGGGCGAAATCACGGCGGGAGATATCATCAGCGACAACGGCAGGGTGGAGATTCTCAACCCCGAGCAGCACATCGCGACGCTGGGGGCCGATGCCGAACTGAAAATGGAGATGATGGTAAAGGTCGGCAGGGGGTATTCCCTTTCCGAAGCCAACAAGGATGAGGAAGCACCGGTTGGCACGATTCCCATCGACGCTGTTTTTTCACCCATCAAGCGGGTGAACTACGTCGTCGGGAACGCCCGTGTCGGACAGAAGACAGATTACGACAAATTGACGATGGAAGTCTGGACGGATGGGAGCGTCAAGCCGGAGGATGCAGTCGCCTATGCGGCAAAAATCCTGAAAGAGCAGATGTCGATTTTCATCAATTTTGATGAGGATGTCGAGCCCGAGCCGGAAAGAACATCCGAAGAACAGGAACAACCCAAGTTTAACGAGAACCTCTACCGAAGCGTCGAAGAACTTGAGCTGTCCGTCCGCAGTGCGAATTGCCTGAAGAACGCTGATATCCACAAGATCTATCAGCTGGTCGCCAAAACCGAGGCCGAGATGCTCAAAACGAAAAATTTCGGGAGAAAGTCTCTCAACGAGATAAAAGAGGTCCTGACCGAGATGGACCTTTCTCTTGGGATGAAGCTTGAGGGATTTATACCTCCGGAGGAAGATGCGGAGGAAGGAGAGTAA
- the rpsK gene encoding 30S ribosomal protein S11: MPRKTRTKKKEKKNILNGVVHIQSTFNNTIVTITDPTGNIVSWSSAGVQGFKGSRKSTPFAAQLAAEDASKKAMEHGMKNVEVYVKGPGAGRESALRSLQAAGFNIVMIKDVTPIPHNGCRPPKRRRV; this comes from the coding sequence ATGCCGAGAAAAACTCGAACCAAAAAAAAAGAGAAAAAAAATATATTAAACGGCGTCGTGCATATTCAATCGACGTTCAATAACACCATCGTGACCATTACGGATCCGACGGGAAATATCGTTTCCTGGTCCAGTGCCGGTGTGCAGGGCTTCAAGGGGTCAAGGAAAAGTACGCCGTTCGCCGCTCAGTTGGCCGCTGAGGACGCTTCCAAAAAAGCGATGGAGCACGGCATGAAAAATGTCGAGGTTTATGTCAAAGGCCCGGGAGCCGGACGGGAATCCGCTCTTCGGTCGTTGCAGGCTGCCGGATTCAACATCGTCATGATCAAGGATGTTACACCGATACCGCATAATGGTTGCAGACCGCCGAAACGCCGCAGGGTGTAA
- the rpsD gene encoding 30S ribosomal protein S4, with product MARYIGSVCRLCRRENLKLFLKGDRCYSDKCAFDRRGYPPGQHGQRRRGKLSDYGIQLREKQKVKRIYGLDENQFRLFFKRAERQKGITGTNLLVALECRLDNVVYRLGFTNSRTQGRHFVRHKHFLVNGKAVNIPSYQVKVGDVIELRDKSRNIQAMTDALESVVRRGIPQWLEVEKENMKGIVKSLPVREDLTMPMQEQLIVELYSK from the coding sequence TTGGCACGATATATAGGTTCTGTTTGCCGGCTATGCAGACGAGAAAATTTGAAATTGTTTTTGAAGGGAGACCGCTGTTATTCGGACAAATGTGCATTTGATCGGCGCGGGTATCCGCCGGGTCAACATGGTCAGCGGCGGCGAGGGAAATTGTCCGACTACGGGATTCAGCTCCGTGAAAAGCAGAAGGTGAAACGTATCTACGGTCTTGACGAAAATCAGTTTCGCCTGTTTTTCAAAAGGGCCGAACGACAAAAGGGCATCACGGGCACCAATCTCCTCGTCGCCCTCGAATGCCGCCTCGACAATGTCGTCTACCGGCTTGGGTTTACCAATTCCCGTACCCAGGGGCGTCATTTCGTTCGGCACAAACATTTTCTGGTCAACGGGAAGGCGGTCAATATTCCCTCCTATCAGGTGAAGGTGGGTGATGTCATCGAACTGCGAGACAAGAGCCGCAATATTCAGGCAATGACCGATGCGCTGGAGAGCGTGGTTCGCAGGGGCATCCCCCAGTGGCTCGAGGTTGAGAAGGAAAACATGAAGGGTATCGTCAAGAGCCTGCCGGTCCGTGAGGATCTGACCATGCCGATGCAGGAACAGCTTATTGTCGAGCTCTACTCGAAATAA
- the dapB gene encoding dihydrodipicolinate reductase: METIKVMVNGAPGNVARTVIRRIIQDPRFALVPYSLTGPEINEKICNVDDVAVQLFLPEARSQALAAVRAAGPEVICIDFTHPAAVNENAEFYCEGGLPFVMGTTGGDRERLMARVAASNISAVIAPNMAKQIVGFQAMMAYAAETFPGLFAGYSLDIRESHQQGKADTSGTAKAMVGYFNRLGCTFTEADIVKERDPQRQKTVWGIPEAHLAGHAWHTYTLVSDDETVKFSFTHNVNGREVYVKGTLDAVVYLHCRMRDGIRGRVFSMIDVLKGD; the protein is encoded by the coding sequence ATGGAAACAATCAAGGTTATGGTCAACGGAGCCCCGGGTAATGTCGCCCGCACGGTTATCCGTCGGATCATCCAGGATCCTCGGTTCGCGCTGGTGCCATACTCGCTGACGGGTCCGGAGATCAACGAGAAGATCTGCAACGTGGACGACGTTGCGGTGCAGCTGTTCCTGCCGGAAGCCAGGTCTCAGGCGCTTGCGGCCGTTCGGGCGGCGGGACCGGAGGTTATCTGCATCGATTTTACCCACCCCGCCGCCGTCAACGAGAACGCGGAATTCTATTGCGAGGGCGGCCTTCCCTTTGTCATGGGCACCACCGGGGGTGATCGGGAGCGACTCATGGCGCGCGTTGCCGCTTCCAACATCTCCGCCGTCATCGCGCCGAATATGGCCAAACAGATCGTCGGTTTTCAGGCGATGATGGCTTATGCCGCCGAAACGTTCCCCGGCCTTTTCGCCGGCTATTCCCTGGATATCCGGGAAAGCCATCAGCAGGGCAAGGCCGATACCAGCGGAACGGCGAAGGCCATGGTCGGCTATTTCAATCGCCTCGGGTGTACGTTTACCGAAGCGGACATCGTCAAGGAGCGAGACCCCCAGCGACAGAAGACGGTGTGGGGTATTCCGGAGGCGCACCTGGCCGGACATGCCTGGCATACCTACACCCTGGTATCCGACGACGAAACCGTCAAATTTTCCTTCACCCACAATGTCAACGGCCGCGAGGTCTACGTCAAAGGTACCCTGGATGCCGTGGTGTATTTGCATTGCCGGATGCGTGACGGCATTCGGGGACGCGTGTTTTCAATGATCGACGTCCTCAAGGGAGACTAG
- the rpmJ gene encoding 50S ribosomal protein L36 encodes MKVRASVKRICSKCKIIRRKGVIRVICENKRHKQRQG; translated from the coding sequence ATGAAAGTCAGGGCATCTGTTAAGAGGATATGCAGCAAATGCAAGATTATCCGCAGGAAAGGCGTGATCCGAGTGATCTGCGAAAATAAGCGCCATAAACAGAGACAAGGTTAA
- the secY gene encoding preprotein translocase subunit SecY: protein MVGGGFQNILKIPELKKRVLYTFGLLAVYRVGVHVPTPGIDTVALASFFARAKGTLLGLFDMFSGGALEQLSVFALGIMPYISASIIIQLLTVVVPHLEQLSKEGEQGRKKITQYTRYGTVLLSIIQGFGISIGLESMTSPGGAAVVIDPGWTFRLMTVITLTAGTAFIMWLGEQITERGIGNGISLIIFAGIVARMPVAVSNTFRLVSTGEMGVFSIVILVVLMLVVVAVIVFVEQGQRRIPVQYAKRVVGRRMYGGQSTHLPLKINTSGVIPPIFASSIIMFPATIANFINVPWMQQVAGAMVPGNLAYEALYVVFIFFFCYFYTAVTFNPVDVADNMKKHGGFIPGIRPGKRTADYIDRVLTRITLGGAIYVSTICVLPSILISKFNIPFYFGGTALLIVVGVAIDTVSQIESHMLTRHYEGFLKKGGGTRIKGRH, encoded by the coding sequence ATGGTTGGTGGCGGGTTCCAGAATATTTTAAAGATTCCCGAATTAAAAAAGCGCGTCTTGTACACGTTTGGTCTTTTGGCCGTATATCGCGTTGGGGTTCATGTTCCGACACCGGGAATCGATACCGTTGCGCTGGCGTCGTTCTTCGCCCGTGCAAAAGGCACCCTGTTGGGGCTCTTCGACATGTTTTCGGGCGGCGCGCTCGAGCAACTGTCAGTATTTGCGCTGGGAATCATGCCCTATATCAGCGCCTCTATCATCATTCAGCTTCTGACGGTGGTCGTGCCGCATCTGGAGCAGCTTTCCAAGGAAGGGGAGCAGGGGCGGAAAAAAATCACTCAGTACACCCGGTACGGAACGGTGCTTCTCAGCATCATTCAGGGATTCGGTATCAGCATCGGTTTGGAAAGCATGACATCTCCCGGCGGTGCCGCAGTGGTGATCGATCCGGGTTGGACGTTTCGTCTGATGACCGTGATTACGCTGACGGCGGGAACCGCGTTTATCATGTGGCTGGGTGAACAGATCACGGAGCGGGGTATTGGAAACGGCATCTCACTGATCATCTTTGCCGGCATCGTAGCCAGAATGCCCGTCGCCGTCTCGAATACGTTCCGCCTCGTGTCCACTGGAGAGATGGGCGTTTTTTCCATCGTTATCCTGGTGGTGCTGATGCTGGTCGTGGTGGCTGTGATCGTCTTCGTGGAGCAGGGGCAGCGCAGGATTCCGGTACAATACGCCAAGCGCGTGGTGGGGCGGCGAATGTACGGCGGTCAGAGCACCCACCTGCCCCTCAAGATCAATACGTCGGGCGTCATTCCGCCCATCTTCGCATCGTCCATCATCATGTTTCCGGCGACGATTGCCAACTTTATCAACGTTCCCTGGATGCAGCAGGTCGCAGGCGCTATGGTACCGGGGAATCTTGCGTATGAAGCACTATACGTCGTCTTTATTTTCTTCTTCTGCTATTTCTATACCGCCGTGACGTTCAATCCGGTTGATGTGGCGGACAACATGAAAAAGCACGGGGGGTTCATTCCGGGGATTCGTCCGGGCAAACGCACGGCCGATTACATCGATCGGGTCCTGACGCGGATTACGCTGGGCGGCGCCATTTATGTCTCAACGATATGCGTGTTGCCGTCCATTCTGATATCCAAATTTAACATTCCGTTTTATTTCGGTGGAACAGCACTATTGATCGTGGTGGGGGTTGCTATTGATACGGTTTCCCAGATCGAATCCCATATGCTCACCCGTCACTACGAGGGTTTCCTGAAAAAAGGGGGCGGAACAAGAATCAAGGGACGCCACTAG